TCCGATGGCGCAAACGACAGAAGGACAAGGGACATGAGCGAGACCGCCACCATCGAAACTCTTTCGGGCTCCGGCAGCTTTTCGGCATATGTGGCCCGTCCCGCGGGCGCGCCGCGCGCCGCGATCATAGTGATTCAGGAGATTTTCGGTGTGAACGCAGGCATCCGGCGCAAGTGCGATCGGCTGGCCGAAGATGGCTATCTCGCGGTCGCGCCAGATCTGTTCTGGCGCCTCGAGCCCGGGGTTGAGCTCGACCCCGACATCGAGCCCGAGTTCAAGCGCGCGCTCGATCTGATGGGGCAGTTCGATCAGGATACCGGCATCCGTGATATCGAAGCGACGATTCACTGGGTCCGGGGCAGCGAAGGCGTGGAGAAAGTTGGCGCGGTCGGATACTGTCTCGGTGGCCGGCTCGCCTACATGACGGCCGCCCGTACCGATATCGACGCCTCGGTCGGATACTATGCCGTCGGAATCGACAACCTCCTGCGCGAAAAGCATGCGATCGCTCGCCCGCTAATGCTCCATATCCCGACCGACGACGGTTTCGTCGACGCCAAGGCCCAGACAGCTATGCATGAAGGGCTCGACGATCATCCCAAGGTGACCCTGCACGACTACCCCGGGCTCAATCACGGCTTTGCAACCGAATTCGGCAAGCGCCGCAATGATGAAGGGGCAGAACTGGCGGATTCCCGTACGGCTGATTTCTTTTCCCGGCATCTCGGCTGAGAACCGCGCAGCCATGATCAATCGCGCGCCCTGGCGGTTCTCAGGCAAGATCGTTGGCCGTTTTGCGGCACCGATCGGGCTGCTCCTTCTATCGGTTTTGCTCGCGATCTGGGGGCCGCTGCGGTGGGGACTAATCGCCACCCTTCCCCTGCTTGCGCTGGCGGTGTGGGATTTCGTGCAGCGCAAACATACGCTCCGGCGCAATTACCCCCTGCTCGCACGGGTGCGCTGGATCATGGAGGACTTGCGCCCCTATGCCCGCGCCTATGTGGTGGAAGGGGATCTGGAAGGGCGCCCCTTCAACCATGATGAGCGCGCGCTGGTCTATGCACGGTCGAAGGGCGAACTCGATTCCCACCCCTTCGGCACCGAGCTCGACGTCTATTCCGACGAATACGAGTGGCTCGCTCATTCGATCGTTCCCAACGAGCAGGCCCCAGCTTCATGGCAAGTGGATGTGGGCAGCTCGCAATGCGCCCAGCCCTATTCGGCATCGCTGCTGAACATCTCTGCGATGAGCTTCGGCTCGCTGTCGGCGAATGCGGTGCTGGCGCTCAACAAAGGGGCCGCTGCCGGCGGCTTCTATCACGACACCGGCGAAGGCGGCATTTCTCCTTACCATCTCAAACATGCCGGTGACCTGGTATGGGAAATCGGCAGCGGCTATTTCGGATGCCGCGATGGCGAGGGGCGGTTCGATCCTGCCCGTTTCGCCGATAACGCCCAGATCGACCAAGTGAAGATGGTCGAAATCAAGCTGAGCCAGGGGGCCAAGCCGGGGCATGGCGGTGTTCTGCCGGGCGCGAAAGTTACCGCGGAAATCGCCAGAACGCGCGGCATTCCCCAAGGGAAGGACTGCATTTCACCCGCCGCCCATTCCACATTCTCTACCCCCGTCGAATTGCTGGAATGGGCGGCACAGTTGCGCGATCTTTCGGGAGGCAAGCCGGTCGGCCTCAAGCTCTGTGTCGGAAAGCCTCACGAAATCTTCGCGCTGATGAAGGCCATGCGCGAAACCGGCATTCGGGTCGACTATATCGTCGTCGACGGCGGCGAAGGCGGCACCGGCGCTGCCCCGGTGGAAATGTCCAACCGGGTCGGAATGCCCCTGCGCGAGGGCCTGATTCTATTGCGCAACGCCCTTGTCGGCTGCGATCTGAAGGACGAAATACGCCTTGCCGCGGCGGGAAAGATCCATTCGGGCGCCGGTATGGCCATGAGCTTCGGACTGGGTGCCGACTGGTGCAATGCGGCGCGCTCGTTCATGTTCGCGCTCGGGTGCGTTCAGTCCATGCGCTGCCACGACGACACCTGCCCCACAGGCATCACCACCCAGGATGCCACGCGCCAGCGCGGCCTGGTGGTAGAGGACAAGGCCGAACGGGTGGCGCGGTTCCATCGACACACCCTGCATGCCCTTCGCGAGCTCGTGGTATCGATGGGCCTCGACAATCCCTGGCAGATCGAACCCGGCAATATTTCCGAGCGGCAGAACAGTGCGCGGTCGGACAGCATCGATCAGATCTACCCGTTCCTCGATCGCGGACAGCTTCTGGGTGATTCTGGAGCGACGCAGTATGCACGCGATTGGCAAATGGCCCGTGCGGACAGCTTCGCCCAGGCGGTTTGATTCGCATATCCGCCAACCACGGCGGCTAGTTCAACGTGGCAAAGTTCGTCACCATCTGGCGGATTTCCGGATCGAGCGCGTCTCGCAGACCCTGGCGCAAGTTGTCGCGCCGCTGATCGAGATCGTCGACCAGGCGAAGGCGACGCATATGCCATTCCGGGCACGCGCGATCTTCCACTGCCTTGTCATAAAGGCGGACCATGCCGTGATGACGGCGATCCTGCGCGAGCCGGTTCATCAGAACGATCAATTCGGCCTGCCCGCCCTCGATCATCTGGAAGAAATTCCGGCCGTTATAGAGCAGAAATCCGGTAATTCCGTTGGTCGCGTTGTTGCGAACAGCGGTTTCCACGATCGCATCGACATCACCCTCCGGAAGGGAAGGTGCAGTGCTGATATAAACGAATTGACGGATTGTCCGATCCCCCGAGCCAAGGCCATTGAGCGCAATCCCGGCAAGAGGAACAGGCGCAGTTTGCACAGCGATGTAACATAGCGCGGCCGTTCTATCCATTGCACAGCGGCCGGCAGGCGCTGCGGGGCGCAAGCACAGTCGCGCAGTAGCGCTATAATTCGCCCGAGATGCGAGAAAGCACGAAATCCGCTCGCTGGCTCACATCGGCCAGCGGCAGATCGATCAGGGTATAGCCATATTCGCGCCACGCAGCCGACACGGCGGCATCGCTGGCGAGTGCCGCATCCCAATCCTGTATCCGCTCCGCATCGCGGCGATAGATCGCATCCCATGGGGGCGCCCTGAAGATCGGCCCTTCGTATCGAAGTTCGCGGCACGCCCTGTCGATCGCAGCGGGTACGGATAACCCTTCGAGATGCAGAAATCCTGCAATATCGGGAAACCCGCGATCGAACAGAACCGGGCCGGATTCCGCCTCCACCCTGCGAAAAGCGGAAAGCTCCGCATCGAACATCGCAAGGGCAAAACCGGCCGGATCATCGGCGCGCAGCGCCATACCGCCTTCTTCGCGCAGAATGGCCCGAGCCACCTCGGGCTCGGTCGCCAAACCGCGCAGTTCCAACGCATCGAGAAGAGTCGACTTGCCGGTGCCAGGACCACCGGTCACGACCATGCGAAGCAGGGCCGCCATCGATCTTCCTTACTGATTCATCGTCGCGAAGAAATCTTCGTTGGTCTTCGAATCCTTCATCTTGTCGAGAAGGAATTCCATCGCATCGATCGTGCCCATCTGCATGAGGATGCGGCGCAGGACCCACATCTTCGACATGATGTCCTTCGAAACCAGCAGCTCCTCCTTGCGGGTGCCAGACTTGCCGACATCGAGCGCGGGGAAGATCCGCTTGTCGGCAACCTTGCGATCGAGGACGATTTCGCTGTTGCCGGTGCCCTTGAACTCTTCGAAAATCACTTCGTCCATCCGGCTGCCGGTATCGATCAGCGCAGTGGCGATAATGGAAAGCGATCCGCCTTCCTCGATATTGCGCGCCGCGCCGAAGAAACGCTTGGGCCGCTGCAGCGCATTGGCATCGACGCCGCCGGTCAGGACCTTGCCCGAACTGGGCACCACGGTGTTGTAGGCGCGGCCAAGGCGCGTAATCGAGTCGAGCAGGATCACCACGTCCTTCTTGTGCTCGACCAGGCGTTTGGCCTTTTCAATAACCATTTCAGCAACTTGCACGTGACGCTGGGCCGGTTCGTCGAACGTGGAGGAAATCACTTCCCCGTTCACGCTGCGCTGCATGTCGGTCACTTCCTCAGGCCGTTCATCGACCAGGAGGACGAGCAGGAACACCTCCGGGTGATTGTCGGTGATCGCCTTGGCGATGTTCTGCATCAGCACCGTCTTACCGGTCCGCGGCGGGGCGACGATCAGCGCACGCTGGCCCTTGCCCTGCGGGGAGATGATGTCGATCACCCGCGCGCTCTTGTCCTTCACGGTCGGATCGAGCGTGTCGAGGCTCAGCTTCTCGTCGGGATAGAGCGGGGTCAGGTTGTCGAAGTTGGTCCGGTGGCGGACCTGGTCGGGATCGTCGAAATTGACCTTGCTGAGGCTGGTCAGCGCAAAATAGCGTTCGCCGTCCTTCGGCGCGCGGATTTCGCCTTCGACGGTGTCGCCCGTCCTCAGGCCCCATTTGCGGATCTGGTTGGGCGAAACGTAGATATCGTCGGGCCCGGCGAGATAGTTCGCCTCGGGGCTGCGCAGGAAGCCGAAACCGTCCTGCAGCACCTCGATCGTGCCGACGCCCATGATCTTTTCGTCGTATTCCTCGTCTTCGGCGAGTTCGCGCAGGATGCAGAACATCAGGTCCTGCCGGCGCATCGTCGAAGCGCCTTCGACGCCGAGTTCTTCGGCCATCTCGACCAGTTCGGCCGGCGCTTTCAGTTTCAGTTCTTTCAAGTGCATTGTTCGGATTTCCGTCGTGGAGATGGCCAGATGGTCGGTTAGGCCCCTCGTTCGAAGACGGGGGGACATGCTTGGGGAAAGCGGACCCGGCAACCGCAAGACAGCGGCGCCTCAGCCGGATAGGTGGAATCGAAATAAGGCTGCGTTGCCGCGCCGTCAATTCGGATTGCGCAGGATCGGTCCGAAACTGGGATGGATCAGAACGGGCGAACGATCACCAGGACAACGATCAGGGCCACGGCGATACCCGGAACTTCGTTGAGCAGGCGCAGCTTGCGGCCTTCCAGCGGCCGCTCGCCCCGTGCCAGCTTGCGCGCATATCCGGCCATCCAGCCATGATAGCCGGAGAGCGCGAGAACCAGCGCGAGCTTGGCATGAAACCATCCCTGGCTCCAGGCGTCGATGCTGAAGGCCAGCAGAAGCCCCAGAAGCCACACCACGGCGATCGACGGCGCCAGGATGATCCGCAGCAGCCGCTGCTCGCGTTCCGCCCACACGGCATTCTCAGGCGATTCTGGGGCCGTTTCCTGATGGTAGACGAAGAACCGCGGCAGCATGAACAGGCCGGCCATCCAGAAGATCACAAAGATCAGGTGGCCTGCCTTGAGCCAGGGATAGATCGTGCCGAGAATCTCCTGCATCGGCGCGATGTAGGGCGCCGGACGGCTTTCGTCACCCCCTCCAGCCGCGCACCGTGTCGATCAGTGCCTCGACATGGGCAATCGGCGTGTGCTGGCCGATGCCGTGGCCGAGGTTGAACACGTGGGGCCTTTCGGCAAATGCACGCAGGATCGCTTCGGTCCGCTCGATCAGACGGTCGCCGCCCGCAAGCAGCAGCAAGGGATCGAGATTGCCCTGAACCGGCATATCGCTCGGCAGCTGACGCGCGATCCAGGCTGGATCGACAGTCTCGTCCACGCCAATCGCGGACACGCCGGTTTCACGCGCATAAGCGGGCAATTTCTCGCCCGCCCCCTTGGGGAAACCGATCACCGGAAGGCCTGGAAACCGTTCCGCAATTGCGCCCGTGATCGCTGCATTTGGGGCAATCACCCAGCGTTCGAATTCGTCAGGGGCCAGGCTGCCCGACCAACTGTCGAACAATTGCACGGCTTCCGCCCCTGCCTCGATCTGTCCGGCGAGATATTCGACTGTCACCGATGCAATGCGGTCGATCAGCATCTGGAAGGCCGGCGGGTCGCGATAGGCCATGGCACGCGCTGAATACTGGTCCCGGCTGCCCTCGCCCGCGACCATGTACGTCGCCACTGTCCAGGGACTGCCGGCAAAACCGAGCAGAGTGGTGGCAGCGTCCAGACGGGCACGAACCCGCCGGACGGTGTCGTAGATCGGGGTCAGCCGTTCGGGAACGGATTCCAGTTCGCCCAGCGCGACGTCGACCAGCGGGGGCGAAAGTCGCGGCCCCTCGCCCGTCACGAACGAGAGGTTCTGTCCCATCGCATAGGGCACGATCAGGATATCGGAAAACAGGATGGCCCCGTCGAAACCGAAGCGATCGATCGGTTGCATGGTGATCTCTGCAGCCGCTTCGCTATCGTAAACCAGGTCGAGAAATCCGCCCTTTTCCGCACGCAGCGCGCGATACTCGGGCAGATAGCGGCCTGCCTGGCGCATCAGCCACATCGGGACACGATCGGCTCGCTTGGCGTGCAGGGTTTCGAGGAGAAGACCGGGCATTCAGGAAGGTCCAATCAAAATAATAAGATTCTTTAATAAGGATTATGGAGTCTGTTGGCCCTGTGGATTTCGGGGACAGCGGCGCACTGCCCGATTTCTCCCGTTCTGAACAGACCTGCGGCGGTCGGGACTCGCCGGGATCGCGCGTCAATCAATCGTTATCCCCGCTGTCCCCAGCCTGTCGACAAGCCTTCGGCGCTGTCCATAAGCCCGACGCGGAAAGGCTGGTAGTGGGCATGAAACAGCCCGGCGAACTTGTCGTCAGACCTGTCCCATGGTTTATGCCGCATATTCTCCACAACCCGTCATGCCAGAACATATATCCCCGAAATGACCCGTCTGCACCTCCACCTCGTCTCGGATTCGACCGGGGAAACGCTCGAAATGGTGGCCAAGGCGGCGCTGGCCCAGTTCGACGATGCCGAGATTGTGCGCCATTTCTGGCCTATGGTCCGTTCTCGCCAGCATCTATCGCGCATATTGCCCGATCTTGCGGATAATCCGGGGCTGGTGCTTTTCACTCTGGTCAATCCCGAGACTCGCGCAACGCTGGAAGACCATTGCCGCCAGGCCGGGCTGCCGGCAGTGCCCGCGCTGGATGCGGTGACCGAGGCTCTCGAAACGCAGCTTGGCCAGGCCGCACACGGTCGCCCGGGCCGCCAGCATGCGATGGACGACGCCTATTTTCGCCGTGTCGACGCGATTCATTTCACCATTGCCCATGACGACGGTGTGGGTTGGGAAGATTGGGACCAGGCGGATATCGTTCTGGCCGGGGTGTCGCGATCGTCGAAGACGCCGACCAGCATCTATCTCGCCAACCGGGGGTACAAAGTCGCGAATATCCCCCTGGTGATCGAAAGCCCGCCTCCACCGGCGCTGTTCGCCCTGCGCCGCCCGCTTGTCGTGGGACTGACGACGGCACCCGAACGGCTGGTGCAGATCCGGCGCAATCGCCTCCTCAGCCTCAACGAGGGGACGGAAACGTCCTATGTCGACAACGAGCATGTGCGCGAAGAAGTGCAATTTGCCCGGCGGATGTTTGCCGACAACGGCTGGCCGGTAATCGACGTGACGCGCCGCTCGATCGAGGAAACCGCAGCGGCGGTGATCCGCCTGCATTCCGAACGTGGCGAGAATCGCAGCGGGGGCGATGCGGGACTGTCGGGCGGCAAGCCGATATGATTGTTCTCGCATCGAAAAGCGCATCGCGAGCGGCCATGCTTGCGGCGGCCGGGGTGCGTTTCGATGCGCGACCGGCGGCAATTGATGAACGCGCGCTGGAAGCCGGCATGAAAGCGGCTGGTCCCGATCAGGTGGCGCTGGCCCTGGCCGAAGCCAAAGCGCTGGCCGTCGATGCGCCGGATATCCCGATCCTTGGCAGCGATTCGCTGGTCGTGGTCGATGGCCAGCGCTTCGACAAGCCGGCAACGCGGGATGACGCAGCCGAGCATCTGCGGTTCTTTTCCGGGCGCCCGATGCATCTTCATTCGGCCGCCGCGATCGCCCGTGACGGGGAAATCGTCTGGCGTCACGCGGCGATGGCGACGCTGCATGTGCGAACACTGTCACCGCAATTCATCGAGTCCTATCTCGCGGCGGAATGGCCCGAAGTCGGCCATTGCGTCGGCGTGTTTCGGATAGAA
The nucleotide sequence above comes from Pelagerythrobacter marensis. Encoded proteins:
- a CDS encoding Maf family protein; translated protein: MIVLASKSASRAAMLAAAGVRFDARPAAIDERALEAGMKAAGPDQVALALAEAKALAVDAPDIPILGSDSLVVVDGQRFDKPATRDDAAEHLRFFSGRPMHLHSAAAIARDGEIVWRHAAMATLHVRTLSPQFIESYLAAEWPEVGHCVGVFRIEAMGVQLFERIEGDHFTVLGMPLLAVLAALRDMGELPE
- a CDS encoding FMN-binding glutamate synthase family protein, whose protein sequence is MINRAPWRFSGKIVGRFAAPIGLLLLSVLLAIWGPLRWGLIATLPLLALAVWDFVQRKHTLRRNYPLLARVRWIMEDLRPYARAYVVEGDLEGRPFNHDERALVYARSKGELDSHPFGTELDVYSDEYEWLAHSIVPNEQAPASWQVDVGSSQCAQPYSASLLNISAMSFGSLSANAVLALNKGAAAGGFYHDTGEGGISPYHLKHAGDLVWEIGSGYFGCRDGEGRFDPARFADNAQIDQVKMVEIKLSQGAKPGHGGVLPGAKVTAEIARTRGIPQGKDCISPAAHSTFSTPVELLEWAAQLRDLSGGKPVGLKLCVGKPHEIFALMKAMRETGIRVDYIVVDGGEGGTGAAPVEMSNRVGMPLREGLILLRNALVGCDLKDEIRLAAAGKIHSGAGMAMSFGLGADWCNAARSFMFALGCVQSMRCHDDTCPTGITTQDATRQRGLVVEDKAERVARFHRHTLHALRELVVSMGLDNPWQIEPGNISERQNSARSDSIDQIYPFLDRGQLLGDSGATQYARDWQMARADSFAQAV
- a CDS encoding CopD family protein, with protein sequence MQEILGTIYPWLKAGHLIFVIFWMAGLFMLPRFFVYHQETAPESPENAVWAEREQRLLRIILAPSIAVVWLLGLLLAFSIDAWSQGWFHAKLALVLALSGYHGWMAGYARKLARGERPLEGRKLRLLNEVPGIAVALIVVLVIVRPF
- a CDS encoding AAA family ATPase, with product MAALLRMVVTGGPGTGKSTLLDALELRGLATEPEVARAILREEGGMALRADDPAGFALAMFDAELSAFRRVEAESGPVLFDRGFPDIAGFLHLEGLSVPAAIDRACRELRYEGPIFRAPPWDAIYRRDAERIQDWDAALASDAAVSAAWREYGYTLIDLPLADVSQRADFVLSRISGEL
- a CDS encoding BLUF domain-containing protein is translated as MDRTAALCYIAVQTAPVPLAGIALNGLGSGDRTIRQFVYISTAPSLPEGDVDAIVETAVRNNATNGITGFLLYNGRNFFQMIEGGQAELIVLMNRLAQDRRHHGMVRLYDKAVEDRACPEWHMRRLRLVDDLDQRRDNLRQGLRDALDPEIRQMVTNFATLN
- the rho gene encoding transcription termination factor Rho → MHLKELKLKAPAELVEMAEELGVEGASTMRRQDLMFCILRELAEDEEYDEKIMGVGTIEVLQDGFGFLRSPEANYLAGPDDIYVSPNQIRKWGLRTGDTVEGEIRAPKDGERYFALTSLSKVNFDDPDQVRHRTNFDNLTPLYPDEKLSLDTLDPTVKDKSARVIDIISPQGKGQRALIVAPPRTGKTVLMQNIAKAITDNHPEVFLLVLLVDERPEEVTDMQRSVNGEVISSTFDEPAQRHVQVAEMVIEKAKRLVEHKKDVVILLDSITRLGRAYNTVVPSSGKVLTGGVDANALQRPKRFFGAARNIEEGGSLSIIATALIDTGSRMDEVIFEEFKGTGNSEIVLDRKVADKRIFPALDVGKSGTRKEELLVSKDIMSKMWVLRRILMQMGTIDAMEFLLDKMKDSKTNEDFFATMNQ
- the hemE gene encoding uroporphyrinogen decarboxylase, yielding MPGLLLETLHAKRADRVPMWLMRQAGRYLPEYRALRAEKGGFLDLVYDSEAAAEITMQPIDRFGFDGAILFSDILIVPYAMGQNLSFVTGEGPRLSPPLVDVALGELESVPERLTPIYDTVRRVRARLDAATTLLGFAGSPWTVATYMVAGEGSRDQYSARAMAYRDPPAFQMLIDRIASVTVEYLAGQIEAGAEAVQLFDSWSGSLAPDEFERWVIAPNAAITGAIAERFPGLPVIGFPKGAGEKLPAYARETGVSAIGVDETVDPAWIARQLPSDMPVQGNLDPLLLLAGGDRLIERTEAILRAFAERPHVFNLGHGIGQHTPIAHVEALIDTVRGWRG
- a CDS encoding dienelactone hydrolase family protein; the protein is MSETATIETLSGSGSFSAYVARPAGAPRAAIIVIQEIFGVNAGIRRKCDRLAEDGYLAVAPDLFWRLEPGVELDPDIEPEFKRALDLMGQFDQDTGIRDIEATIHWVRGSEGVEKVGAVGYCLGGRLAYMTAARTDIDASVGYYAVGIDNLLREKHAIARPLMLHIPTDDGFVDAKAQTAMHEGLDDHPKVTLHDYPGLNHGFATEFGKRRNDEGAELADSRTADFFSRHLG
- a CDS encoding pyruvate, water dikinase regulatory protein; its protein translation is MTRLHLHLVSDSTGETLEMVAKAALAQFDDAEIVRHFWPMVRSRQHLSRILPDLADNPGLVLFTLVNPETRATLEDHCRQAGLPAVPALDAVTEALETQLGQAAHGRPGRQHAMDDAYFRRVDAIHFTIAHDDGVGWEDWDQADIVLAGVSRSSKTPTSIYLANRGYKVANIPLVIESPPPPALFALRRPLVVGLTTAPERLVQIRRNRLLSLNEGTETSYVDNEHVREEVQFARRMFADNGWPVIDVTRRSIEETAAAVIRLHSERGENRSGGDAGLSGGKPI